DNA sequence from the Desulfobacterales bacterium genome:
AAGCGATCACCTGATATAATGCGTACACCGAATGTAGTACTCCAACCCCTATGATCACTTTACGAGCTTTTTCAAATCCACCTGTTTGACTAAACGCAATCCCAATTTGCCACGCTGCGCCAATAATTATCAGCCAATTTAAAATTTGCCCTACACCGCGGAGTTGGCCATAAACGGCGCTCTTTCCAGCCATCGAGCCAATGGGCCAAAGGACCGAACCGACCAAGGTGTTTAAAATTAAGAATACCAAAAAGAAGACCAATCGGTGGCGACCGAAGCGGGGAATGCCAGGGGTGCGGCGAAAAACCAGAAGGCCCGCGACGATCAGCAACAGCCCGCAGAGGAGATCCGGGCTCCATGTGCCGAACTTCCACACGCTGAAATACCCCAGCGGCGCGACAGAGCAGTAGTAAATCGCCGCCGTCAGGCGGCCGTGAAAGATCGCCCAAACCTGACCCAAGCAAATTAAAAGTAAAATTGTTATTATTATTTTTTCGGGCACTGTTTATATTTCGTTATTTAAGAGCATTGCCGTTATGTGGAACATCTATAATTTTCGTTATTCAAAAGAGATTTAATAAGATTGACTTCGACCTCAGTTCTCTTTTCCCAGGAATACGCCCCTTCGCCTTTCCAGTCACGACATCCCTCCCGCAATTGATAGCGCAATTCGGTCGACTCCAATATTCGGACGATGGCAGCGGCCGCTTCCTCATGCACATTTGCTAAAGAAATCGTCAGGCAATTGTATCCGTCGTTTGCAACCATACTGGTGCCGCCAACGTCCAAAACGACAACCGGCCGCTCCAACGCAAGCGATTCCAACAGCGTATTAGAAAGATTTGTGTAATCCTGTGTCAACAATACGACATCAGCCGCCATAAGGAACGCGGGCATTTCAGAGTGGGGTGTGTTGTTCTTGATTTTTACCCGATCTTCTAAACCTCGTTGCCGAATCATCTCCTGAATCCGCGGTTCTTCGTCGCCCCGACCAAGAATCAAGAAGTTGACATTTACTCCTTTTTCTCGCAGCCTTGCGGCTATTTCCACAGTTCGGTCGAAGCGCTTCCAAGCGATCATCCGACCTGCCGAAACCACAAGCGGCCAGCCATTTTCAAAGTAGCGTTCAGTGATCGAAGGATCCGCCCCATCCTCCAGGACCCCTTTCCAATCGATATCCAGTCCATTGCGGACAAACTCCAAGCGTTTGTCGGGCCCCCTTAGAGCCCGAAACAACCGATCGCCCAGTGTTCCGTCATCCGTGATCACGTGCGCACTTGAAGGCATCAAGAAAGCAAGTGTTTCGTCATAATACCGAAGCAAATTTAAATAGCGTCGAAGTTTACCAACTGGATACTGCTCACTAATGCCAAAATGATAAGGCAGTAATGTGCCATACAACCGCGAAACATTAGGTACCCGCATAGTCATCGAAAGCAAACTCGCCAAGATTGCCCCCGGTGCCAAGTGCCCGTATATCACCACTCGTCCGTTGTGCCGCTCCTTTTCGGCGCGGAGAAATAGGAACATAGGCCAGAAGGCCGAAATCACCAAAAGAGGCAGGCCAAGGAACTTGGAGAATATTCGCGATTTCCGCAGTATTCTCGGCAAAGTCCAGTGGGGCATTTTCTTAACCCGAAGGCCATCGAACCACTGATCAAGGTCATTTTGGGGGTCACCTCCGATCTGCAGATAGGTGACATCAAACCCTTTCCGCCCGAGCTCGCGATGAAACGCCATAATCGATGGCATCCCCATGGCCTTAACACCACCCATTTCCATCAAGGCCACGGGAGAGACAGAATACACTGCAATCGAGGGCTTTGATCCTCCTCCATAAGTTTTCATGCGATCTTTATCCTTCTGCTGACAACAACATTCAGTGGCAAGTTGATGGAAAAATCGGGCAAGAACCGCATTCCTATTCAATTATAAATTTTCCAAAACTGACGTACTTCTTGCGTCGAGGATGCTCGGCTTAAAATGCAAAAATTACTGGTCTTAGTGTTAGAACATTATCCCCCCTTTCCCCTCCATTTGGAAACAAGCAGTCCTCTTTCTTAAAATACCGGACGATTTAATCTATCAGGTCATTGTTTTTGGAGAATCATTAGCAAATTGTGTCTTATTTCTTTCGATTGATAATCATGTTTAATTGGCAGCGTTAATTGCATAATGCGCTTGATCCTCCGCACGGATTCAAGCAAATGCATCGATTTTAGTAAATACTTGCTCATCTCTTTTATTGTATACTGATTACACATATGGCTATTAAGGCCTTTGCCCCCTCCATAAAGCGTACAAACAACTTGCATTCCATGTTTAGCAGCGTACTTGCCGATTGTAGTGCTTGAAAAAAAATATAAATGTTCAAAGCTCATGGAGAAACCAACCCAGTTATCAAATCCAACAAACTCAGCGCATTCAAAACTGGGCGTTGTAATACAAAGAAAACCATTCTTTTCGAGAAGGTCAGAGGCTTTCTTAAAAAACATGTCAGGGTCGTGGACGTGTTCGATAACCTCAAAGGCAAACAATGCCTCGTAACTTTCTTCCGAAATGATATTATCAATTGTCCCAACATAAAAAGGAATTGTCTTATACCGGGATCGCGCTATTTTAATGGCAGATCCTGAAATATCAATCCCAGTTACATCCACCCCCCTGTTATGGACATACTGGCAGAATTCACCAGTTGAACAGCCGACTTCCAGTGCTTTTCCAAAGGAAGATATGCCATTCTCTTTGAGGACAAGTAGCCTTCCTTTTGAAGCAGTAAGCATATCGCCAATGGATGATCGAGATAAGATGTAATTACAATCATATTGAGTTGGAATTAGATCATCCTTGGGCCTAGGATTCAAATATACAAGTCCACACTCCTTACATTGGACTACTCGAAGTCCATCAATTCTCTCGAATATAAATCTATCGCTTTGTAAGCCGCAGAGATTGCAGCTGTACTCAGTTAGTTGAGTGTCAAGCCATTTTCTCAATTAACTTCTCCCATCTCCGGTTGCTTTCTTATGAACAAAAAGGTGGGTCCCATTGTTTGTACAGGTCGGCAGTGGCATTAAAATGGAAAAGTCTGTCAAATTGTTGCCGTATGCTAATCAAACGTTTCTCGTTTATGTATTCCTCGAATTTATAGTGATCCTTATCAACCTGTTTTTTATACCTTTTTCCCATACTTCTCCCTCACCTCCCTATTGACCCGCCTTGGCATAACCCTCCTGGACCTTCGCTACCCCGATTATCCAAAGAATCATGGCCACGTAGGCAATAGACCCAATCAAGGCAAAGAGGGCCACTGCAACGATGTCACTTGAAAAGACGTAAAATCCGACTAAAAAAGCGACGGCTTTACTCCCGGTGCTGAATAACTCGTAAATGAGAAGCCCCTTTTGAATGCCCAGCACCGGAACAGCGGCTACACTTGGCCTATTGATATAGTTGAAAAAAAAGAAAAAGGCCAGCCAACGGGCGTAACTCCCTGCCATAGCCCACTCGGCTCCGAAAACGAAACCAAAAAGCCAAGGTCCGAACAGCACTACAAGCATAAAGGGCGCGACTCCTGTAAGGGCCAGCCCACCGGTGGCTTGCAAAATGAGATGTACTAGATTTTCCCCTTTGTGGGCAGCCTCGCTGATACGGGGATAAAACACATCGCCAACGGATTTCGCGATTAATTGCGAAGGCATGCCGAGAACGGTCCTTCCGATAGTATAGAAACCCGCGGCCGCTGGGCTGAAGAAACCGGCAAGCATCAACACAGGAATGCTCTGGGAAACAGCATTCATGAAAACCTGGGGAGCTCGATAAAGCGGAAAATCATAGTATTTTGTCGCCAGTTTTCCAAGCGAATACGGGCTTTTCCCTGGCGTGTCCTTGCTAGCTGGCCCAGGATTTGCCCGCATGCTCCCTACCCAGAGCATGAGAGAATGAACAGCGCCACCGAAGGTGGCAAGTACGATCAGCACCGCCCCCACAGGGTGAAACCACCCGACCCCTACTTTCGCGGTGTTGATTACAAGAGCCTGGGCTGCCGCAATCCTGGCTGTAATTGCAAAACGTTTTTTACGAATCAGCCAATGCTGGCCGACCTGGGTGCCGGCGGCAAAAAACAGAGCCAGGGGGAGCAACAGGCCAAATGGCGCAATGGTTTTCGCCCCGAACAGGCCAAG
Encoded proteins:
- a CDS encoding class I SAM-dependent methyltransferase; amino-acid sequence: MRKWLDTQLTEYSCNLCGLQSDRFIFERIDGLRVVQCKECGLVYLNPRPKDDLIPTQYDCNYILSRSSIGDMLTASKGRLLVLKENGISSFGKALEVGCSTGEFCQYVHNRGVDVTGIDISGSAIKIARSRYKTIPFYVGTIDNIISEESYEALFAFEVIEHVHDPDMFFKKASDLLEKNGFLCITTPSFECAEFVGFDNWVGFSMSFEHLYFFSSTTIGKYAAKHGMQVVCTLYGGGKGLNSHMCNQYTIKEMSKYLLKSMHLLESVRRIKRIMQLTLPIKHDYQSKEIRHNLLMILQKQ
- a CDS encoding lipopolysaccharide biosynthesis protein; this encodes MGTDPAKHAGMPPKKVPLRSRFYNEIKIFFDRTAKSKFARDVAIVASGTAVAQAITMVFAPIVTRLYGPEAFGLYGVFMAVVAVLTPIAALTYPIAVVLPEEDSDAKGLAHLSLLTASGVALLLVAVIWFSGEWFLGLFGAKTIAPFGLLLPLALFFAAGTQVGQHWLIRKKRFAITARIAAAQALVINTAKVGVGWFHPVGAVLIVLATFGGAVHSLMLWVGSMRANPGPASKDTPGKSPYSLGKLATKYYDFPLYRAPQVFMNAVSQSIPVLMLAGFFSPAAAGFYTIGRTVLGMPSQLIAKSVGDVFYPRISEAAHKGENLVHLILQATGGLALTGVAPFMLVVLFGPWLFGFVFGAEWAMAGSYARWLAFFFFFNYINRPSVAAVPVLGIQKGLLIYELFSTGSKAVAFLVGFYVFSSDIVAVALFALIGSIAYVAMILWIIGVAKVQEGYAKAGQ
- a CDS encoding glycosyltransferase family 4 protein, giving the protein MKTYGGGSKPSIAVYSVSPVALMEMGGVKAMGMPSIMAFHRELGRKGFDVTYLQIGGDPQNDLDQWFDGLRVKKMPHWTLPRILRKSRIFSKFLGLPLLVISAFWPMFLFLRAEKERHNGRVVIYGHLAPGAILASLLSMTMRVPNVSRLYGTLLPYHFGISEQYPVGKLRRYLNLLRYYDETLAFLMPSSAHVITDDGTLGDRLFRALRGPDKRLEFVRNGLDIDWKGVLEDGADPSITERYFENGWPLVVSAGRMIAWKRFDRTVEIAARLREKGVNVNFLILGRGDEEPRIQEMIRQRGLEDRVKIKNNTPHSEMPAFLMAADVVLLTQDYTNLSNTLLESLALERPVVVLDVGGTSMVANDGYNCLTISLANVHEEAAAAIVRILESTELRYQLREGCRDWKGEGAYSWEKRTEVEVNLIKSLLNNENYRCST